TTCTTAAGGAATATCATGCCCCAATCTCGCCCCAACATCATACTGATAATGTGCGATCAAATGCGCTGGGATGCCGCTCGCTTCGCGGGGAGTTCGGTTGTTCAGACACTGCATCTGGATCAGTTGGCTCAAAACGGGGTCTGCTTTGAGAACGCCTACTGCGCTTCCCCTGTTTGCTCGCCTGCCCGCGCTAGTTGGCTGACGGGACTCTACCCCCACGCCCACCTACAACTGAAAAATTACGGTCCTAATTCTATTGGAAAGTGGGGTAGCTACCTGCCCCCTGATAGCGTGACCATCGGTGATGTCCTCAAATCCGCCGGATACCGCTGCGGTATGGTTGGACCTTGGCATCTTGGGAACGATCATCTCCCTCAGCACGGATTCGACGATTTCTGGTGTACCTACCGGTATCTCGGAAGAGACCACCCCGATCCACTCTTCGATTCCTTCGATCGTGCGGGGGTCCCCAATCTCTACCTCAAAGACGCTGAGGGGATGACGCAATACGGAAATACGCTGGAATTTGGGATGATCACCGACCCCCGCCAGCAGCGTACCACGTGGACAATAGATCGATCCCTTGAATTTATCCAACAACCGCACGATGCTCCATTCTTCCTGTTCGTAAGTATCAAAGACCCACACCCGCGCGTCTTGGTGCCACCTGAACTTGTCGAACTTTATCCAGAAGATCAGATACCGCTGCCCGCTTCGTTTCGGGATACCCTCGATGGCAAACCCGCCTCCCAAGTGCGTGCAAAGTTTCGCATCCCTCCAACCGTGACCGACGACCAATTTCGTCGAGTGATTGCGTACTACTACGCCTTAGTCACGCACATTGACGCACAGGTTGGCCGTCTGCTCCGCACCCTTGAGACGCAGGACATCACGCAGGACACGATTGTAGCCTTTATTAGCGATCACGGTGAGATGCTTGGCGACCACGGTTTCACGGAGAAGTGCCTCATGTACGAGGCATCGGTTCGTGTACCATGTCTGCTCTCTTGGAGTGGAACCTTACCTGCGGGGACGCGGGTGAAAACGCCATTGGGCGGCGTTGACCTGATGCCAACCCTGCTTGAGTTGGCGGGAGAAACACCACCCTCGCCAATTGATGGTCGCTCCGTAGCGTCAGCAATTCTCGCGGGCAAGGAGCCGCCCTCGCAGCCGATCTTCGCTGAAATTGCCAGCAATGAAGCGATTTATCGTGGCTCACAGGATCTGGAACAGCTAGCTGCCCACGTAATGATCTACGATGGACGTTGGAAATATATCCGCAACCGCTTTGATATTGATGAGTTGTACGATTTAGAAGCGGATGCCGACGAAATGCAAAATCTCGCTGTTCAGCCTGAACACCACGAACGGGTGGATTCAATGCGCCGTCAAATCGCTGAGATGGTTTGCCATACCGGTCCCGGTCCCTACGACTGGTGTTTATCTGATGGGAACGAGGCCGCTGCAGCTCAGTAGTCGACAACTTCGCAAAATTCAAAAAGCTTCCGTGCCCGCTCTGAAAATCCCTCATACGTCTCCGGCGGCACTTTCATCGCATGACCGATACTAAGCCAAGAGAGTCCGTAGCAAACCACAATTTCGGGACGCGGTCCATTGGAGATGTTGGGTGTTCCGCGATGCAGTGTCCGGACATCCTGTATCCACATCGTGCCTTTTTTCATGTTGAGACGACGGGCAGACGGAAAATTGCCCTGCGTCAGCACC
This portion of the Candidatus Poribacteria bacterium genome encodes:
- a CDS encoding sulfatase-like hydrolase/transferase; amino-acid sequence: MPQSRPNIILIMCDQMRWDAARFAGSSVVQTLHLDQLAQNGVCFENAYCASPVCSPARASWLTGLYPHAHLQLKNYGPNSIGKWGSYLPPDSVTIGDVLKSAGYRCGMVGPWHLGNDHLPQHGFDDFWCTYRYLGRDHPDPLFDSFDRAGVPNLYLKDAEGMTQYGNTLEFGMITDPRQQRTTWTIDRSLEFIQQPHDAPFFLFVSIKDPHPRVLVPPELVELYPEDQIPLPASFRDTLDGKPASQVRAKFRIPPTVTDDQFRRVIAYYYALVTHIDAQVGRLLRTLETQDITQDTIVAFISDHGEMLGDHGFTEKCLMYEASVRVPCLLSWSGTLPAGTRVKTPLGGVDLMPTLLELAGETPPSPIDGRSVASAILAGKEPPSQPIFAEIASNEAIYRGSQDLEQLAAHVMIYDGRWKYIRNRFDIDELYDLEADADEMQNLAVQPEHHERVDSMRRQIAEMVCHTGPGPYDWCLSDGNEAAAAQ